The DNA window CCATTTTCCAacgccccccccaccccatccgCCATCCCCAGTGCAGGGCTCTGCGGCTGCCGCAGCGGCGCTGGGTGCGGCGCGGGCGGGGGCGATGCTGCGGGGGGGCCCAGCCCCATTtcgacccccccccccccccccccgtagcAAATGATGCGTTTCTGCCCCCTCCTACCCAGCGGCCACGATCGCGCGTGGATGCCCAGGAGGATTTCTGGGGGACCCGGGAGCTTGGAGCTGCTGCTCACCACCCCCCTGCGACCTCCCCTCTGCGCTGGGGTGGGGGCCACCGAGGGCCCCCCCCGGGATTTTCAGCTTAGGAGCGGCTCCTGGTGGAGGTTTGCTGCAGGTTGGTGGCGTGGGGGGGTTGCGTGGGGGCAGCAGGCTTGgctaaaaacaccttttagaGGGGGacaacgcccccccccccccccccaggattTGGGGGTGCACGCAGCAGCCTGGCTTTGGGCAGCAGGCACACGTTGATGCTTGGCGTGGGCgatgctttgtattttttttttttttgggtggggtgCGTGGGTGCCAAAATATCTcctttaaaacacagcagcgaggtgctgggggggggggggcagcgctggTGGTTTGGGCTCTGCGGTCACCCACCTGCTGCCATCTCCCCTTttttgtgcccccccccccccccccccaaataaataaataaaataaaagggtgGGTGCTGCGGGGGCTTGGGGGCTCCATTTGGTGCCGTGGCTCCCATGGGTGCACTGAGCTGCCCATTCTCACAcggcccccccccggtgtccccgtCACACCGAGGGCCCGGTGCGGTGCCAGCAGGGCGGGGACCACCGGGGGCTTATCAGCGGGGCGCAGGCGGGGGCTGTTCTCACCCCATTTCTTCACAGCCCCTATTTTGGGAAGTGCTCGCCGCGGGGAAGCCttctgggggggctgcggggctgggatGTGGGGGGTGATTTGGGTGGGGTTTGGGGACCCAAAACTGTCCGCAGGGCCTCCAGGATGAGCACGGccgccagccccgagcccctgccctcgccccccgccccgggacCCCGATATTTTGACCGCTTCACCGAGGGGGACCCCGAATACCTGCGGGAGCGCAACATGGCGGCTGACCTGAGGCAGGACTTCAACATGATGGAGCAGAAGAAGCGGGTCACCATGATCCTACAGAGCCCAGTGAGTGGCCGTGTCCCTGGGTCTCCATCTGtaccccctgtccccatccacCCCTCTGTGTCCTCATCCATCCCCCCcgtgccccatccctgtcccccctgccccaaaagCGACTGCCACCCCATGATGGCTCAGGGCATGTCCCCACCCGTCTGCTGGTGCCACCACAATGGTGACATCGCTGCCACCAAGCttgtggggctggtggcaccgtGCCACCAAGCCAGTGGGCTCGCTGGCACCACACTGGTGATGCCACCGTCACCACGGTGCCGCTGCCTAGCTGGTGGTGCCACCGCtgtcatggcactgagctgctggggcCATTTCCACCAAGTTCGTAGTGTTACCGTCACCATGCCACTAAGCCCTTGGTGCCACCGTCACCATGACACCAAGTCCGTGGTGCCGCCTCTAAGCCCTTGGTGCCACTGTCACCATGCCACCAAGCCTGTTGTGCCACCGTCACCATGCCACCATGCCGGTGGTACCACTTCCACCAAGCCGATGGCACTGCTATCACCCACCCGGTGGTGTCCCCACCCTGGTGCCACCAGCCGGTCCCTTTTTGGGCACTGGTGTCCCTTCCCCTGGGGACCATGatgccggcggggccggggcactGCAGTCTTTTAGGGAGGAGCTGGAGAGCCTCATCCAGGAGCAGATGAAGAAGGGGAACAACTCGTCCCACGTCTGGGCCCTGCGGCAGATCGCAGACTTCATGGCCACCACATCCCCCGCTGTCCTCCCCACCTCGCCCATGGGTACGGCTGCGcgtggggcagggaggcaggaaggcTTTTTGGGGAAACTGAAACCCATTTGGCATTCTTGAAggtttttatttagtttgtgGGATTTTAGGGGAGAAAACGCTCCCTaatggttgttttttcttgtagaaaagCTGGGAAATGGTGCTGGgggttgggaaaaaaaaacaaatgacgTTGTCCCCTTGTTGTCacctgctgtccctgcccagggctggccTCCGTGACACCCATCAACGACCTGCATGGCCCCGACGCGCCGGCCCTGGCCAAGGGCGAGCGGCTGATGCGCTGCAAAGTGGGCAGCATCCATCGCCTGCTCGACCTCTATGGCTGGGCGCAGCTGGGGGACGCCTCCGTTACGGtgagcgccccccccccccccccccccccgtgcaaAATACAccccattttattattttttaaaattttatttccctgcatctctttcttttccccgTGCAGCTGCGGGTGAGCAAGGAGCAGGAGCATTTCTTGGTGGCCCCGCAGGGGCTGGCGTGCAGCGAGGTGACGGCGGCCAGCCTGGTGAgcgtgtccccagccccccgggggggggggttggggtggggacagggccaTGACAGGCTCTGAGCCACCGTATCCCCGCTGCAGATCAAGGTGAACGTGCTGGGGGACGTGGTGGAGCAGGGCAACACCGGCTTCTCCCCTGATGCCCGTGCCTTCAGCTTGCACGCTGCCATCTACGCCGCCCGCCCCGACACTCGCTGCATCGTCCGCCTGCACACGCCGGCCACCGCGGCGGTAagggggggtctgggggcacCGTGCCATGTTGTGCCGTGCCATGttgtgccgtgccgtgccgtgccatgcccGCTGTGCCCCAGGTGTCGGCCATGCGCTGCGGCGTGCTGCCCATCTCCCGCGCcgccctgctcctgggggacaTCGCCTACTTCGACTTCCGTGGGGAGGTGGAGGACGAGGCCGACCGGGTCGAGCTGCAGAAGTGCCTCGGCCCCACCTGCAAGGtgggtttgttggtttttttgtttgtgtgttttttggcCCCCTTCCCTGACCCCTGTCACCCCCACTGATCCCCTGTGCCCGGTGCTGCAGATCCTGGTGCTGCGCAACCACGGGGTGCTGGCGCTGGGCGACACTGCCGAGGAGGCTTTCTACAGCATCTTCcacctgcaggcagcctgcGAGGTGCAGGTGAGAGATGGTCCCCAGGGTGGGCACTGAgctgggcacagcccctgctgctgctgcggggcccTGGGACCGTGCACGGAGCTGTGTCGGGTGTCCTGGTGCAGTGCGAGGTGCTGAGACCGTGCACTGAGCTGCGCTGGCTCTTTGCTGCCAGCATGGTGCTGCTGATTCATGCACTGAGCTGTGCGTGGCCTCTGCTGCAACCACAGGGCTCCAGGACCACGCACTGAGCTGTGCCAGGTCTCGGCGTCCAGCGTGGTGCTCGCAGAGTGTGCACTGTGTGAGCTCTTTGCTGCCAGCGTGGGGCCCTTGGTCCATGCACTGAGCTGTGCACGGTCTCTGTGATTGGTGCAATGTCCTGGGACCATGCACTGAGCTGTGCCGTGTCCCTGTCACTGGTGCAATGCCCTTGGTCTTTGCACTGAGCTGTGCGTGGTCTCTATGTTCAGTGGGGTGCCCACGGTCCATGCACTGAGCTGTGCATGGTCCCTGTCACTGGTGCAATGCCCTGGGACCACGCACCAAGCTGTGCACAGTCTCTGTGACTGGCACAAAGCCCTCGGTCCATGCACCGAGCTGTGCACGGTCTCAGCCACCAGCACTCGGTCCCATCCCGTGGACATGCTCAGTGCTgcgcccccccccagctgctccctgcagcctctccccGCGTCCCCCTGCAGGTGTCGGCGCTGGCGAGTGCGGGCGGCGCCGAGAACCTCATCGTGCTGGAGCGCGCCAAGCACCGGCCCCACGAGGTGGGCTCGGTGCGCTGGGCCGGCAGCACCTTCGGGCCCATGCAGAAGAGCCGCTTGGGCGAGCACGAATTCGAAGCCCTCATGAGGATGCTGGACAACCTGGTGAGCACCGTGGGAGCACGCCGCCTCCCCTCGCCTCCCACCAGCAGAAATGccctaacccccccccccccccaaaaaaacacctccTTTGACACCATTTTGCTTTGCAGGGTTACCGCACCGGCTACACCTACCGCTACCCCTTCGTGCAGGAGAAGAGCAAACCCAAAAGCGACGTGCTGATCCCCGCCACGGTGACGGCCTTCGTCTTCGAGGAGGAGGCCGCCCCTGTCCCCGCGCTGCGGCAGCATgcgcagaagcagcagaaggagaagACGCGGTGGCTCAACACCCCCAACACCTACCTGCGAGTCAACGTGGccgaggagcagcagggcagcgcCGGCAGCCAGAGGACAAAGACGACGGTCTGGGGCCGGGGGTTGTTTGGGAATAGTCCTGGCTTCCTGTTCCAGGGggaagcaccaaaaaaaaagggaggcGGGAGGTGCTTGGAGCATTGATTGCATCAAAATTTGGTGTGCTTGAACCCCTAGGGGTCCTCCACGAGTGGGAAATGCTGAAGTTACTGACTTTGGTTAATTCCTTTATTTGCTCCagagtaatttttgttttcgaagtccacctccagcacccagTGCCATGGGCTTTATTGGGGTTTGCTTTCCATAATATGCATTTATTGGGGCCTGCTCTCTCCATACCACTCATTTATCAAGGTTTCTTCACAACATGCATTTATTGGGGTTTGCTCTCTTCATGACATGCGTTTATCAAGGCTTGCTCTCCACAACATGCATTTATTGGGGTTTGCTCTCTCCACACCATGCATTTATCAATGTTTCCTCTCCACGACATGCATTTATGGGGGTTGACTCTATTCATGCTATGCATTTATCAAGGTTTCCTCTCCACGATACCCATTTATTGGGGTTTACTGTCCTCACACCACGCATTTATCAGGGTTTTCTCTCCACAAC is part of the Cygnus atratus isolate AKBS03 ecotype Queensland, Australia chromosome 27, CAtr_DNAZoo_HiC_assembly, whole genome shotgun sequence genome and encodes:
- the ADD2 gene encoding beta-adducin, producing the protein MSTAASPEPLPSPPAPGPRYFDRFTEGDPEYLRERNMAADLRQDFNMMEQKKRVTMILQSPSFREELESLIQEQMKKGNNSSHVWALRQIADFMATTSPAVLPTSPMGLASVTPINDLHGPDAPALAKGERLMRCKVGSIHRLLDLYGWAQLGDASVTLRVSKEQEHFLVAPQGLACSEVTAASLIKVNVLGDVVEQGNTGFSPDARAFSLHAAIYAARPDTRCIVRLHTPATAAVSAMRCGVLPISRAALLLGDIAYFDFRGEVEDEADRVELQKCLGPTCKILVLRNHGVLALGDTAEEAFYSIFHLQAACEVQVSALASAGGAENLIVLERAKHRPHEVGSVRWAGSTFGPMQKSRLGEHEFEALMRMLDNLGYRTGYTYRYPFVQEKSKPKSDVLIPATVTAFVFEEEAAPVPALRQHAQKQQKEKTRWLNTPNTYLRVNVAEEQQGSAGSQRTKTTWLKADEVEKGSSGTAIRIENPNQFVPLYTDPQEVLEMRNKIREQNRQDVKSAGPQSQLLASVIAETSRSPSTESHLADAEAKDASREEPPAEPEPPNPFSQLTDQELEEYKQEVERKKLGLHGEKDTVVEESQGSPQKSPPVSAPQSPAKSPAPSPTKPSEGDKKAEDGQAPADSATEKEPPPAVVNGKEEEQSTEESQGKGGDQTTTPANPDVDAPKEKSETVTSSPVSPEGSPSKSPSKKKKKFRTPSFLKKGKKKEKIES